One segment of Kitasatospora viridis DNA contains the following:
- a CDS encoding HAD family hydrolase has translation MADHIPVPVLITDFDGTLYRGDAPIRHYAEQAAATLEAAARAELLNGVEEFLAVGAAAGPALAQAIDGWEAVAVLARAAGLDGDRLQRAFLTTRELMLDPVRCPLEVPTGYAELITELRSAGVRVVLATNSPADGLEALLHRLELPPLLDAVVSGTGKPEGLRRLLRAELPQAPERLCVVGDHWRNDIEPGVEIGAHSAYIDRFGRADGPASAVAPAVEGLLDSIRTWATAWAPLERN, from the coding sequence GTGGCTGACCACATCCCCGTTCCCGTGCTGATCACCGACTTCGACGGCACGCTCTACCGCGGCGACGCGCCGATCCGGCACTACGCCGAGCAGGCCGCCGCCACCCTGGAAGCCGCCGCCCGGGCCGAACTGCTGAACGGTGTCGAGGAGTTCCTCGCCGTCGGCGCGGCCGCCGGCCCGGCGCTGGCGCAGGCGATCGACGGCTGGGAGGCCGTGGCCGTGCTCGCCCGCGCCGCGGGCCTGGACGGCGACCGGTTGCAGCGGGCCTTCCTGACCACCCGTGAGCTGATGCTCGATCCGGTCCGCTGCCCGCTCGAAGTGCCGACCGGCTACGCCGAGTTGATCACCGAGCTGCGCTCCGCCGGGGTGCGGGTGGTGCTCGCCACCAACAGCCCGGCCGACGGCCTGGAGGCACTGCTGCACCGGCTCGAACTGCCGCCGCTGCTCGACGCGGTGGTCTCCGGCACCGGAAAGCCCGAGGGGCTGCGCCGGCTGCTGCGGGCCGAACTGCCGCAGGCGCCCGAGCGGTTGTGCGTGGTCGGCGACCACTGGCGCAACGACATCGAACCGGGCGTCGAGATCGGCGCGCACAGCGCCTACATCGACCGGTTCGGCCGCGCCGACGGGCCCGCCTCGGCCGTCGCCCCCGCTGTCGAGGGGCTGCTCGACTCCATCCGGACCTGGGCCACGGCCTGGGCTCCGCTCGAAAGGAACTGA